The Dysgonomonas mossii nucleotide sequence CTAATTCTTTTATTACAGATGCTATTCGTTATAATGCAGGTTGGGGACGAAATGGAAAAGGGACTGTTGTTGTATTTGCTACTGGAAATGATGGTCGTAGTAGTGTTTCTTTTCCAGCTAATTGCCATTCGAGCGTAATAGCAGTGGGAGCTATAGGCCAAAATGGTAGAAGGTCAAGTTTTAGTAATTATGGAACAGAATTGGATATTGTAGCTCCTGGCGAATACATTCCAACAACTGATTTACTTTACGGATATGGTTATGACTCTTCTGATTATACTATGAAATTCAATGGTACTTCAGCCGCTTGCCCTCATGTTGCTGCTGTTGCGGCATTGATCCTTTCTATAAATAAGAACCTTACAGCTCAAGAGGTAAAAGATATTATAGAAAAAACAGCGAAAAAAGTGGGTGGTTATTCTTATACAACGGTGTCCGGTAGACCTAATGGGACATGGAACGGAGAGGTGGGATACGGATTGGTTGATGCGTATAATGCCGTATTGGAAGCTAGAAAACGCTTATAATTATTTAATATAAATTGAGCAAATTATGAAAATTATTTTATCAATACTTATGTTGATTTGTTTGTGTGGTTGTGATAGCGAATCTGAGGATTTTATATATCAGGAATATCAGTTACCGGCCAAGGCTGGTGCATTGGATTTAAATATTGAGACAGATAAGGCTGTACTAATTAATGACAAGGTTGAATTTCAAAGTGTTTTTTCCAATTTCCCCAATGCAAGAGCCGTTGATCTCAAGAACTATACTTTATTGTTAGTCAAAGGTGTTTCCACATCAGGGATAAGGGAGATTAAGAAAACGATTTCGAAAACAGATAATGAATATATCTTTACTATTTATGTAGAAAGAGATAGTACTGCCGTCATGGAACCCTGGTATTTGGCTTATATTATTCCTAAAACAAGCGATGAAAATATAACTTTATCAGTTACGTATGAAATTCTCTAATATAAATATTATCTGGTACTGAAATAAGTTGGATTTATATAAAGGGATATAATAACTTAGGTCAACTTGAATTCATATTTAAGTTGACCTAAGTTGATTTTTTTATTAATGTCAGTGGTGATTTAGGTTAATCAAATTACTATTTGTCTTTGTAGAATATTTTCTTTTAATTACAAAAAAAGCTATTTATCTTATAAATTACTTAACATAGACTGATCATGTGGTAATTGTCTAAATATCGTTATATTCTCATCATTTCGAAACTCTTTAACTGGAAGCATTGTTATTTACTTTCGATATAAGAATTATGTGTTTTTTTTATTCACTTCCCTAAAAAGCAAAACAGATTGCAAAACGTTATAATAAGCAACTTACTCTATTTAACGACACGGAATTTGAAAACAAAATGCTGATAAAAGGTTACGACAACAAAAATAGTAAAGTGATAGTCAATGCCGAAAGTGAAATTCAATTTGCCAAATGGGGTCTGATCTTCTGTATTATCACTTAAAAACACAAGCGGCTTATTGTCGGGCTTTTGCGTTTTTCTTTTTACAATCTTGTACCACATTTGCACCACTGAATACTCGATGTGGGCTCTACTTCTTGCTCCAAGTTATTGGAATTCTTTTTTAGATATTGAGTACATATAAAATAACCATGTTAGAAAATCAAACATATTTCTTTGAGCTTGTACCTTGTTTGAATGGATTGAGAAGTACGGATATGAAAGATAAGTATCAGTTTCGGGTAGATTTGACAGAAAAATACAAGATGGATTATCCTAACGTTGAAGTTATTTATGCTTTGCCAGTCGTAGAGCCTGTATCATGCAATAGGTTATGCAACTAGGAAAAAAAATCTCCTCAAAAACAAAACACCTTACTTTACATTCTTTACCATAGTTCTTAAGATTAACGTATCCTGCGAAAATATTTTCCGCTGGCCATGCTCCAATGCCTCAGGGAAATATACTACTACTATATACTCCTTTGCCAATCGTTCCATAAACTGGTTTGTCATCCGCTCTTTGTCATCGGGAGAAAATGCCAAGGGGATATGCCCGACACATTTAGATAGCTTCGGATTGAGCAGGCTCTGCATATAAAAGCTGTTAATAATGGATTTGGTATCAGTTTCCAATACACCTTCACTCGCCAAAATCTTAGCATCCTTATTGCCTAAAACATACGAGATGCAACCCTTAAAACTTCGTCCTTTTACTATTTTTCCAATCATCCGACAGCTTGTTTATGATATTTTGGATCGACTCCAGTAATGGAACAGCCATCTTTTCGAGCCGCTTTACAGTTAAAAATTTGATGGTTTTCACTAACTGGTTCAGGTTATTCGCCATTCCCGAGAGTTTTCGTATCAGATTCAGATCTTCAAGCGTATATCGTAATTTTACACTTCCTTTTAGTACCATCTCCCGTGCATATTGTGTCGCTTTCATTCCTAACCTTTCCGCTTTCTCTTTCACGGAATTAAAATCCTTTTCGCTCAGCTTGAGGTTAATCGAACAGGACAGTTTCTTTTTTTTCTTCCTGGGTCTCCCACGAAGAACCTTTGCTTCCAATTTATCTTTATTTTCCATAGCTTTTATATCAGGATTATTAGGTAGAAGCAACGTATAAAATACCAATATATAGGTATTTCGATAAAGTAGATGTACTTGTAATTTTGCATCTTCTTACATAAAGATCACTCATTTTAAATTAATTTAAGAATATGATAAAATATATATGTTTTGTTCTCTTTGTCATATTGGCAAGCTCTTCTTTGATCGCACAAGGAAGTAAAAGTGGGGCAAGCTATAAGATAACAGGTAAGATTTATGAGAAAAGCTCAGATGGAAAAATTCCATTACAAGCAGCCACAGTTGCTATTCCTGATTATGCAGTAGGTACGGTTACGGATAAGGACGGACTCTTTGTCTTAACGAATATTCCGTCAGGAAAAGTGAAAATGACAGTTCGTTATCTGGGAATGGTAACAATTGAAGAGACAATTGATGTAAATAAAGATTTAGATCTATCGTACGTCATGCAACCTGAGAATTTTAAATTAGTAACAGTTACTGTTGTTGCTGAAAATACAAATGCACAGCAATCTACTGCATCTAAAGTGTCGCGGAATGCTATCGATCATATACAGGCAACAAGTTTGCAGGATATTATGTCATTGCTTCCAGGTGGAATTTCTTCTAATCCGGGTTTGAATTATAATAAGCAGATTACAATTAGAAATATCTATACAGATAATAATAATAATGAGGCCGCTTTAACAAATTCAACAGTGTCGAATCTGAATGCTTTTGGAACGGCTATAATCTCGGATGGGGCGCCTATTTCCAATAACGCGAATATGCAAACTATGCACCCTTCTGTTATAGGAGGAACGACATCTTTGTCTGGTGGTTCGGAGCCTTCGGGAGGAGTCGATACACGAATGCTGTCTACCGATAATATAGAATCTGTTGAAGTGATTCGGGGAATTCCTTCGGTTCGCTATGGAGATATACTTTCCGGAGCTGTTATCGTAAACTCGAAAGCAAGTGCAATGCCTTTACAGGTACGAGCAAAAGTGAATCCTAGGGTTTATGAGGTATCAGCATCTTCAGGATATAATCTAGGCAAAAGGAAAGGGGCTCTAAATGTTAGTGGCGATTATACCCTTAACACAAATGATATTACGGAATCGTACAAGACTTACCAGAGAGGGAATTTAAAGTTTATCTATACGAATAGATGGTTTGACAAATGGACTTCTAACACATCTTTGAATTTGTTTTATGGTGCAGACCGTACAAAGAAAAACCCTGATGATTTAGTTTACCAACGACAAAGGAAAGGAGACAATGCTGGTGTAACGTTTAATACAAATGGTATCATTCTTTTACGAAAACCTTGGATAACCAATGTGCGATATGTGCTTTCGTCATCATATACATACAAAAAGAGTTATTATTCAGAGGCGTATTCTGCAGCAAACTATGTTTATTCTCAAACAACAACAGACGGAACAATATTGAGTAATAAGCCTGGTGTTGATGTTTGGGATAGCAACGGCAACAAAATAACCAATTTCTCTCCAGATCAATCTTTTTTATATGCACGAGAGATTCCATCGGCTTATATTGGGAGTTATAATATTGAAGGAAAAGAAGTAAATGTATTTTCCAGTCTGATGGGGAATCTATATAAAAGAATCGGGAATACCAATCATGCAATAACATTGGGTGGTGAATTTAAAACTGATGGAAATGAAGGTAAAGGTAAAACCTTTGAGCCGGACTCTCCTCCCTATCGAAACCTATCAGCAGCAAATGCCTCTTTTCGACCTCGCAGTTATAAAGATATTCCATATGTAAACCAAGTAGGATTTTTTGTGGAAGAATCTTTTAGATATAATCTGGATAATAGAGAATTAAGAATAACAGGAGGCCTTAGATATGATAATTTTTCTGTTGTGAAGGATGTTTTTTCACCACGTGTAAATGCTTCTTTTGATATAATCCCGAATAAATTAAAGATTAGAGGAGGATATGGCGTGCTAGCAAAGGCACCTTCTGTATTGTTCCTGTATCCTGAAAAAGCATATTTTGAATATGTCAATATTAATGAGCTGAGTAGCACAACAGTTGCAGATGCGGATAAATTGCTTATAACAACGACCCGGGTTTTTGATACACAAAATAAAAAATTGAAAATAGCCAAAACGAAAAAGGCTGAAATTGGGTTCGATTTAAACCTTGCAAATAAGGTAAAATTATATGTAACAGCTTTCAACGAACGTTTACAGGATGGTTATACCATGGATTTAAGTTCTGAAAGTTTCAAACCTCTAACATACAATGAGTATTCTCGAGTAGGAAATGATATTGTGTTAACAGCAAGTAATCCTGTGTTAGCCAAGTATTATACGCCAACCAATGACTTGCAAAATAGAGTTAACGGTGTAGAATTTGATGCGGAGGTTACTCGTATTAATGCTATTCGCACATCATTTTCAGCCAGTGGTCTGTGGGCCCGTAATGAAAGCTATTCGAGCAACTATGTATACTACGATGGAAGAAGCGGAACAAGTGGTTCGAGCAGAACACACATAGGTTTGTACGAATCTGAAAAGAATAATGGACAACGTTTTTCAACAACTTTAAGGGCAACACACAACATTCCCGAAATAGGCTTTGTTATCACACTGACTTGGCAAGGAATTTGGAATGAAAAACAATGGTATGATATAGGGAATGTAACATATCCTGTAAAATATATCTCAAAATATGATGGTTTGGTGTATGACTTTGACCCATCGAAGGCTAGCGAACCAGAGTTTGCCGCAATAGTAGATAATCCATACAGTGAATCTCAATATATAAAGGAGAAATATCCGGTTTCACACACTTTTAATATTCATGTAACGAAAGAACTTGGAGATTATATGCGTATATCCTTTTTCGCAAACAATCTCTTCCGAAATTATCCAACAGTACGTTCTTCAAGATACCAAAATACGACTTTACAACGTAAACAGCCAATATTCTTTGGCTTAGAATTATCGTTAAAACTTTAAAGAAACAATAATGAAAACAAAATATTTATTTTCATATATATTATTATCTGTCATTACTTTTGCTTTCTCTGCCTGTAATTCGTTTGACAACGCAATAGATACAGAGTCTGTTGAGACGATAGAGATAGAAATAGATGTGGCATCTCTGGTTCCCAATATTCAAACTCTTGATGGATTACAGGTTAAATTAGAGGATGTGAAGTTTGGAGTTGCTTATACTACATCTGTTGTTGATGGAAAAGCAAATGTACAAGGAGTTGCTCCCGGCATATATAAAATAGACGTATGGGGTAATGCTCGCGACGAGAGTAATGATATATATATGTTGAGTGGGAATAAACTAAACTACCCCTTGCTTAACAAAATAGAGAGCCTTTCTATTAATGTAGACGGTCTTCGAGAGTCTATTCTTATTTTTAAAGAAATATACTATACGGGTTCTAAAACAGCATTGAATACAAATTATTTTAGAGATCAATTTTATGAAATTTATAATAACTCAGAAGATCAAACACTTTATTTGGATGGAATTTATTTTGCAAATTTAACGCCAGCATCAGCAACAACAAAGTTACCATTATGGCCTGAGAGTGATGGTGAAAAATATGTTTACGCTGAAAGAGTATGGAAATTTCCCGGTAGTGGAACAGATTATCCTTTAGCTCCTGGCGAGTCTTTTGTGGTTGCTCAGTATGCAGCTAATCATCAACTCCCTCAATATAACCCAGCATCTCCCGTTGATTGCTCTTCTGCCGAGTTCGAATTCTATATGGGCAGCACTACTTATACAGATCAACCTGCAGTGAATATGTTGCATGTGTTTTACAATAACTCGGCATTAATTGGCTCAGTACCACAATATTTGACGTCTGTTTTTGGCGGTGCTTATGTTATGTTTAAGCCTTTGAATGGAGAACAGTATGATCCGGTAAATACAGAAGAATTGAAAACTCCAGATTTAAATTCAACATCTTCTAAGCCCCCTATCTACGCAAAAATCCCGAGAACATATGTGATTGATGCCGTAGAAGCTGTGGATAATGAGTCAAAGCTTTCAGCCAAGCGCATGCCTGCATCGTTAGATAAAGGAGCTACATATGTGGGAGCAATATATAATAGTTTGGGCGTTGCACGGAAGAAAGTAGGTGACCATGCAGATGGAACACCTATATTGCAAGATACAAATGATAGTTCTGACGATTTTGATAGAGGAGTTGTTCCTCAATTCAGAAGGTATAATTCAAAGAAGCCTAGTTGGAGCCAGTCTTATTGAGTATATAAATAGAATATAAAACACAGTATGGAACACAAGATTAAAAATATAATAGCGCTCTCGGTTTCTTTAGTTGTCTCGGTTTCTTTGTTCGCACAAGAAGGCGATGGGCTAAATACACCGGCTGCATACGAGCAAATGAAAATTCGAAATCAGTGGCATAATACGACTAATTCGGCAGGTCTATTTTTAGATAGGCCAAAGAATTATACTGAATTAAACGTTGGTTATGAATTGTATACAGGGAGCTTTCATCGTCCACAAGAAGGAGAGAATGGTAATAACTTGAATGTTGGAGCGGAAGGTTCTGTTGTTGTAAATAAGATATATATGTGGGGTAAGTTTGATTATACCCGATCCACTATCAAGGACGCAAACTTCAATTCATCCATTATTGATCCGTTTCGGGGAATGCCTTATATCTTAGCTGACGTCAATAAAAGTGAGTGGCGTAATCAATCGTATGACTTTTCATTTAAAGTAGCATCTCCAAAACAGTGGAATAAATTGTCGTTAGGAATTGAAGGAGGTTATGTAGCTAAAAGTGGTGCTAAGCAGCGAGATATTCGCGCCGAAAACTATTATTATACTGCAACAATTAAACCGGGGATAGCGTATTCGATTAATGATCAACATCATGTCGGAGTCAATTTTGAATATTATAGTCTGAAAGAAGAATCGAAGAATTCAATAGTAAACGCTGCTGATTACAAACAGTATTATGAGCTTTTTGGCTTAGGGTCTGCATATTCTCAGTTAGGATCAGGCAAAACGACTAATTATGAAGGAAATAATGTCGGTGGAGGATTGCAATATAATTATCAAGGAATTGTAAATCTATTGTTATCAGGCACATATAATTTAAAAGTTGAAGATGTGTCGTTCTCTTTTACAGATCCTCTAGATCAAGGAACGACAAAGGATAAGATATGGAATACGAAGCTACAGCTGTATAAGGATGTGAACAATGTAACACATTTTATTTCTGCAGATTATACAAATCGAAAAATAGATGGAATAGAATATATAACCCAATATGACACTCAAAATGGGTACGTTACGTTAGGTAAGTTCGTGAAGTCTAATTATAAAACTCAGATTGTAGTTCTCGATTATGACTTATCTATTAACAATAATCAAAGTCATGAGTATTTATGGAAGTTTGGTGCCGGAGTGAAATATTCAGATAAAAAGGATGTATATCTACTTCCGTATTCAGAGAAAAATGCACAGAATATAGCCTATCAACTCCGAGCAAAACGTAATTTTATTTTATCTAATAATGCTTTAATGAAACGTTTCCTTTTGGCGGCAGATTATTCATATAGTCGGAATATATCAGGTAAATATGATTATAATGGAAGTTATCCAACCTATCCCGTCGTAACTTTACTTGAAGCAGTGGATGCAGCCTACCTTCGATCTGATTTC carries:
- a CDS encoding relaxase/mobilization nuclease domain-containing protein, yielding MIGKIVKGRSFKGCISYVLGNKDAKILASEGVLETDTKSIINSFYMQSLLNPKLSKCVGHIPLAFSPDDKERMTNQFMERLAKEYIVVVYFPEALEHGQRKIFSQDTLILRTMVKNVK
- a CDS encoding plasmid mobilization protein; the encoded protein is MENKDKLEAKVLRGRPRKKKKKLSCSINLKLSEKDFNSVKEKAERLGMKATQYAREMVLKGSVKLRYTLEDLNLIRKLSGMANNLNQLVKTIKFLTVKRLEKMAVPLLESIQNIINKLSDDWKNSKRTKF
- a CDS encoding TonB-dependent receptor codes for the protein MIKYICFVLFVILASSSLIAQGSKSGASYKITGKIYEKSSDGKIPLQAATVAIPDYAVGTVTDKDGLFVLTNIPSGKVKMTVRYLGMVTIEETIDVNKDLDLSYVMQPENFKLVTVTVVAENTNAQQSTASKVSRNAIDHIQATSLQDIMSLLPGGISSNPGLNYNKQITIRNIYTDNNNNEAALTNSTVSNLNAFGTAIISDGAPISNNANMQTMHPSVIGGTTSLSGGSEPSGGVDTRMLSTDNIESVEVIRGIPSVRYGDILSGAVIVNSKASAMPLQVRAKVNPRVYEVSASSGYNLGKRKGALNVSGDYTLNTNDITESYKTYQRGNLKFIYTNRWFDKWTSNTSLNLFYGADRTKKNPDDLVYQRQRKGDNAGVTFNTNGIILLRKPWITNVRYVLSSSYTYKKSYYSEAYSAANYVYSQTTTDGTILSNKPGVDVWDSNGNKITNFSPDQSFLYAREIPSAYIGSYNIEGKEVNVFSSLMGNLYKRIGNTNHAITLGGEFKTDGNEGKGKTFEPDSPPYRNLSAANASFRPRSYKDIPYVNQVGFFVEESFRYNLDNRELRITGGLRYDNFSVVKDVFSPRVNASFDIIPNKLKIRGGYGVLAKAPSVLFLYPEKAYFEYVNINELSSTTVADADKLLITTTRVFDTQNKKLKIAKTKKAEIGFDLNLANKVKLYVTAFNERLQDGYTMDLSSESFKPLTYNEYSRVGNDIVLTASNPVLAKYYTPTNDLQNRVNGVEFDAEVTRINAIRTSFSASGLWARNESYSSNYVYYDGRSGTSGSSRTHIGLYESEKNNGQRFSTTLRATHNIPEIGFVITLTWQGIWNEKQWYDIGNVTYPVKYISKYDGLVYDFDPSKASEPEFAAIVDNPYSESQYIKEKYPVSHTFNIHVTKELGDYMRISFFANNLFRNYPTVRSSRYQNTTLQRKQPIFFGLELSLKL
- a CDS encoding DUF4876 domain-containing protein; amino-acid sequence: MKTKYLFSYILLSVITFAFSACNSFDNAIDTESVETIEIEIDVASLVPNIQTLDGLQVKLEDVKFGVAYTTSVVDGKANVQGVAPGIYKIDVWGNARDESNDIYMLSGNKLNYPLLNKIESLSINVDGLRESILIFKEIYYTGSKTALNTNYFRDQFYEIYNNSEDQTLYLDGIYFANLTPASATTKLPLWPESDGEKYVYAERVWKFPGSGTDYPLAPGESFVVAQYAANHQLPQYNPASPVDCSSAEFEFYMGSTTYTDQPAVNMLHVFYNNSALIGSVPQYLTSVFGGAYVMFKPLNGEQYDPVNTEELKTPDLNSTSSKPPIYAKIPRTYVIDAVEAVDNESKLSAKRMPASLDKGATYVGAIYNSLGVARKKVGDHADGTPILQDTNDSSDDFDRGVVPQFRRYNSKKPSWSQSY
- a CDS encoding DUF6850 family outer membrane beta-barrel protein → MEHKIKNIIALSVSLVVSVSLFAQEGDGLNTPAAYEQMKIRNQWHNTTNSAGLFLDRPKNYTELNVGYELYTGSFHRPQEGENGNNLNVGAEGSVVVNKIYMWGKFDYTRSTIKDANFNSSIIDPFRGMPYILADVNKSEWRNQSYDFSFKVASPKQWNKLSLGIEGGYVAKSGAKQRDIRAENYYYTATIKPGIAYSINDQHHVGVNFEYYSLKEESKNSIVNAADYKQYYELFGLGSAYSQLGSGKTTNYEGNNVGGGLQYNYQGIVNLLLSGTYNLKVEDVSFSFTDPLDQGTTKDKIWNTKLQLYKDVNNVTHFISADYTNRKIDGIEYITQYDTQNGYVTLGKFVKSNYKTQIVVLDYDLSINNNQSHEYLWKFGAGVKYSDKKDVYLLPYSEKNAQNIAYQLRAKRNFILSNNALMKRFLLAADYSYSRNISGKYDYNGSYPTYPVVTLLEAVDAAYLRSDFYSIGAAATYSQKIKETLLPSVYLKAEFRYTKAIASQFSNRHNLLVSFGFNF